In one Magallana gigas chromosome 9, xbMagGiga1.1, whole genome shotgun sequence genomic region, the following are encoded:
- the LOC105332241 gene encoding uncharacterized protein isoform X1, translating into MAAYMWLVCLCVGLVAGQMMTTDSGVTDGGMTDDGSTDNLAGQTDAVEVPDTTVATEENTTTTSTPAPTEACYDVLGRDCFRYKDTDCVGPFETWARANCSLRCGYCPQKLPCEDDLNYCNEFGKEVCNQEQYGQYMREHCRKFCNFCKAPTEYLVSSTLPTTTPEPTTTTTAYNPASEWCRDNSTLNCWYYPDEKCVGAYEGWARVYCPYRCGYCPNFHPPCEDLDSNCAAFRNGSCTDTRYRAYMREHCRSHCNECTYPGQNLTPISPPTPNFISTTPAASTTVNIPSIGPSGGPPAVTPTLATAGPGSSTSLALPTGEDCKDAMNCSTYSSESCVGVFKTWAIKNCPRTCGYCTGTTDCRDYEECNKLPGDVCSNPTYRRIAETSCRKFCKLCTVALAPTKPVVTGTTEAMMVPTKAPVSESATGDQTDQATTEAVSMEPSQAVSEQPSSEVVSMPTKPAASVATTTSGKTHHPHPSHEAHTPKPHGHGHTQFTLFPPIPTGDACKDNPTANCSQYSQKSCEGAYKAWSIVNCPVHCGYCGVKCDKNFQIAIPSCCSDLCSCPDTKLSGTVRDASASNAPMANVSVYLRDCQCEALTTTDENGDFLIKGVCVKEGDLAKFEFPGYASFLSSNITNPNNDGNFIANGEMSPLVETTTIATSQEAK; encoded by the exons ATGGCGGCGTATATGTGGCTGGTTTGTCTGTGTGTCGGTCTGGTGGCCGGACAGATGATGACGACAGACAGTGGCGTCACGGACGGTGGGATGACGGACGACGGGAGCACGGACAATCTAGCCGGTCAGACGGACGCGGTGGAGGTTCCGGACACCACGGTGGCGACAGAGGAGAACACCACTACAACCTCGACCCCAGCCCCAACTGAAG CTTGTTATGATGTACTTGGTCGGGACTGCTTCCGGTACAAGGACACGGATTGTGTGGGACCGTTTGAGACCTGGGCCAGGGCCAACTGTAGTCTGAGATGTGGATATTGCCCGC AGAAGCTGCCGTGTGAGGACGACCTAAACTACTGTAATGAGTTCGGTAAAGAAGTCTGCAACCAGGAGCAGTACGGACAATACATGAGGGAGCACTGTAGGAAGTTCTGTAACTTCTGTAAAG CTCCCACAGAGTACCTCGTATCGAGCACACTTCCGACAACCACCCCTG AGCCAACAACAACTACCACAGCCTATAACCCAG CTTCTGAGTGGTGTAGAGATAACTCAACGCTGAACTGCTGGTACTACCCTGACGAGAAGTGTGTAGGAGCTTACGAGGGTTGGGCCAGAGTCTACTGTCCTTATAGATGTGGATACTGTCCAA atttCCATCCACCCTGTGAGGACTTGGATTCCAACTGTGCCGCTTTTAGAAATGGTTCTTGTACAGACACAAGGTACCGGGCCTACATGAGAGAACACTGCAGGAGCCATTGCAATGAATGTACCT ACCCTGGACAAAACCTGACGCCCATCTCCCCACCCACCCCAAACTTCATAAGCACCACCCCCGCCGCCTCCACCACTGTCAACATCCCCTCCATTGGACCCTCGGGCGGACCCCCGGCCGTGACACCCACACTCGCCACCGCTGGACCAGGGTCCTCTACCTCTCTGGCGTTGCCGACGGGAGAAG ATTGTAAAGATGCCATGAATTGTTCGACCTATTCATCAGAATCCTGTGTTGGAGTCTTTAAAACTTGGGCCATTAAAAACTGCCCTCGTACCTGTGGCTATTGTACAG GTACCACTGACTGTAGGGATTACGAGGAATGTAACAAGCTACCTGGCGATGTCTGTTCTAACCCGACCTACCGCCGCATCGCCGAGACCTCCTGCCGAAAGTTCTGTAAACTGTGCACAG tCGCACTAGCCCCCACCAAGCCAGTGGTCACAGGAACCACCGAGGCGATGATGGTCCCCACCAAGGCTCCAGTGTCAGAGTCCGCAACGGGGGACCAGACCGACCAAGCCACCACCGAGGCCGTCTCCATGGAGCCCAGTCAGGCGGTGTCAGAACAGCCGTCATCAGAGGTCGTATCCATGCCAACCAAACCAGCGGCGTCTGTTGCCACGACAACAA GTGGAAAAACCCACCACCCTCATCCCTCTCATGAAGCCCACACCCCCAAACCGCACGGACACGGACACACCCAGTTCACGCTGTTCCCTCCCATCCCCACGGGCGACG CTTGCAAGGACAACCCCACAGCTAACTGTTCGCAGTACTCCCAGAAGTCGTGTGAGGGGGCGTATAAGGCGTGGTCCATTGTTAACTGTCCAGTCCACTGCGGATATTGTGGGG TGAAATGCGACAAAAACTTCCAGATAGCTATCCCATCATGCTGTAGCGACCTCTGTTCCTGTCCAGACACTAAACTCTCGGGAACCGTTCGGGACGCCTCAGCGAGTAACGCTCCAATGGCGAACGTCAGCGTGTACCTGCGCGATTGCCAATGCGAGGCTTTGACGACGACAGACGAGAATGGCGACTTCCTGATCAAGGGCGTGTGTGTGAAGGAGGGCGACCTTGCCAAGTTCGAGTTTCCCGGATACGCGTCCTTCCTCAGTTCTAATATTACAAACCCCAATAATGACGGCAACTTCATCGCTAATGGAGAAATGTCACCTTTAGTCGAAACTACAACAATAGCGACGTCACAAGAGGCGAAATAG
- the LOC105332241 gene encoding uncharacterized protein isoform X2 produces MAAYMWLVCLCVGLVAGQMMTTDSGVTDGGMTDDGSTDNLAGQTDAVEVPDTTVATEENTTTTSTPAPTEACYDVLGRDCFRYKDTDCVGPFETWARANCSLRCGYCPQKLPCEDDLNYCNEFGKEVCNQEQYGQYMREHCRKFCNFCKAPTEYLVSSTLPTTTPEPTTTTTAYNPASEWCRDNSTLNCWYYPDEKCVGAYEGWARVYCPYRCGYCPNFHPPCEDLDSNCAAFRNGSCTDTRYRAYMREHCRSHCNECTYPGQNLTPISPPTPNFISTTPAASTTVNIPSIGPSGGPPAVTPTLATAGPGSSTSLALPTGEDCKDAMNCSTYSSESCVGVFKTWAIKNCPRTCGYCTGTTDCRDYEECNKLPGDVCSNPTYRRIAETSCRKFCKLCTVALAPTKPVVTGTTEAMMVPTKAPVSESATGDQTDQATTEAVSMEPSQAVSEQPSSEVVSMPTKPAASVATTTSGKTHHPHPSHEAHTPKPHGHGHTQFTLFPPIPTGDVKCDKNFQIAIPSCCSDLCSCPDTKLSGTVRDASASNAPMANVSVYLRDCQCEALTTTDENGDFLIKGVCVKEGDLAKFEFPGYASFLSSNITNPNNDGNFIANGEMSPLVETTTIATSQEAK; encoded by the exons ATGGCGGCGTATATGTGGCTGGTTTGTCTGTGTGTCGGTCTGGTGGCCGGACAGATGATGACGACAGACAGTGGCGTCACGGACGGTGGGATGACGGACGACGGGAGCACGGACAATCTAGCCGGTCAGACGGACGCGGTGGAGGTTCCGGACACCACGGTGGCGACAGAGGAGAACACCACTACAACCTCGACCCCAGCCCCAACTGAAG CTTGTTATGATGTACTTGGTCGGGACTGCTTCCGGTACAAGGACACGGATTGTGTGGGACCGTTTGAGACCTGGGCCAGGGCCAACTGTAGTCTGAGATGTGGATATTGCCCGC AGAAGCTGCCGTGTGAGGACGACCTAAACTACTGTAATGAGTTCGGTAAAGAAGTCTGCAACCAGGAGCAGTACGGACAATACATGAGGGAGCACTGTAGGAAGTTCTGTAACTTCTGTAAAG CTCCCACAGAGTACCTCGTATCGAGCACACTTCCGACAACCACCCCTG AGCCAACAACAACTACCACAGCCTATAACCCAG CTTCTGAGTGGTGTAGAGATAACTCAACGCTGAACTGCTGGTACTACCCTGACGAGAAGTGTGTAGGAGCTTACGAGGGTTGGGCCAGAGTCTACTGTCCTTATAGATGTGGATACTGTCCAA atttCCATCCACCCTGTGAGGACTTGGATTCCAACTGTGCCGCTTTTAGAAATGGTTCTTGTACAGACACAAGGTACCGGGCCTACATGAGAGAACACTGCAGGAGCCATTGCAATGAATGTACCT ACCCTGGACAAAACCTGACGCCCATCTCCCCACCCACCCCAAACTTCATAAGCACCACCCCCGCCGCCTCCACCACTGTCAACATCCCCTCCATTGGACCCTCGGGCGGACCCCCGGCCGTGACACCCACACTCGCCACCGCTGGACCAGGGTCCTCTACCTCTCTGGCGTTGCCGACGGGAGAAG ATTGTAAAGATGCCATGAATTGTTCGACCTATTCATCAGAATCCTGTGTTGGAGTCTTTAAAACTTGGGCCATTAAAAACTGCCCTCGTACCTGTGGCTATTGTACAG GTACCACTGACTGTAGGGATTACGAGGAATGTAACAAGCTACCTGGCGATGTCTGTTCTAACCCGACCTACCGCCGCATCGCCGAGACCTCCTGCCGAAAGTTCTGTAAACTGTGCACAG tCGCACTAGCCCCCACCAAGCCAGTGGTCACAGGAACCACCGAGGCGATGATGGTCCCCACCAAGGCTCCAGTGTCAGAGTCCGCAACGGGGGACCAGACCGACCAAGCCACCACCGAGGCCGTCTCCATGGAGCCCAGTCAGGCGGTGTCAGAACAGCCGTCATCAGAGGTCGTATCCATGCCAACCAAACCAGCGGCGTCTGTTGCCACGACAACAA GTGGAAAAACCCACCACCCTCATCCCTCTCATGAAGCCCACACCCCCAAACCGCACGGACACGGACACACCCAGTTCACGCTGTTCCCTCCCATCCCCACGGGCGACG TGAAATGCGACAAAAACTTCCAGATAGCTATCCCATCATGCTGTAGCGACCTCTGTTCCTGTCCAGACACTAAACTCTCGGGAACCGTTCGGGACGCCTCAGCGAGTAACGCTCCAATGGCGAACGTCAGCGTGTACCTGCGCGATTGCCAATGCGAGGCTTTGACGACGACAGACGAGAATGGCGACTTCCTGATCAAGGGCGTGTGTGTGAAGGAGGGCGACCTTGCCAAGTTCGAGTTTCCCGGATACGCGTCCTTCCTCAGTTCTAATATTACAAACCCCAATAATGACGGCAACTTCATCGCTAATGGAGAAATGTCACCTTTAGTCGAAACTACAACAATAGCGACGTCACAAGAGGCGAAATAG
- the LOC105332242 gene encoding uncharacterized protein yields the protein MLILAVITGIIIWRIVIYCQQDKDEEPSEPVSMRTKLKQTVVKYKIYIAVGSCISSILGGLWIYFMYIHPLLGHKLSFHFEAHWEIGTRESWAAHFEMLTMSEKPDSKPCPHFSRDNFIKILENFNNISKDQSLHETLQRLTVSRSPGVPGMYNDEGSYPVILLETSVSNYQAVREFIRSREQVLIKKFPNLKLLIFDMGLTFQQKYKLLNCSQCEIVENLPDIRVFYWTPVLVYLALQRFDSVVWLDPASDLDNDTLHNILQKTETEEIQIVLKKDLPRKWPESKILKTLTNQEKVSTFDILLTEDEKEADSRQEILSESQIVRMQNNLSPGNNEGCLKLVPTIKSDIISIKQNNFTTEAIVRPWVFCALSGRCVPNDNCRPFHSYDIMTQQNCDRTHQVLKRILVSLFNDMYVNFYYNH from the coding sequence ATGCTGATTCTCGCGGTGATCACTGGGATTATAATATGGCGGATCGTGATCTACTGTCAGCAGGACAAGGACGAGGAACCGAGCGAGCCTGTCTCCATGAGAACCAAACTGAAGCAGACGGTGGTCAAGTACAAGATCTACATCGCCGTGGGTAGCTGTATATCCTCCATCTTGGGGGGACTGTGGATTTATTTCATGTACATCCACCCGCTTCTCGGACACAAACTTTCCTTCCATTTCGAGGCCCACTGGGAAATCGGGACGCGCGAATCTTGGGCCGCCCATTTTGAAATGCTGACCATGTCAGAGAAACCGGACAGCAAACCTTGTCCGCATTTCTCCCGAGACAACTTTATCAAGATTCTGGAGAACTTTAACAATATTTCTAAGGATCAGAGCTTACACGAGACACTGCAGCGACTGACAGTATCCAGGTCCCCCGGTGTGCCCGGCATGTACAACGACGAGGGGAGCTACCCCGTCATCTTACTAGAAACATCTGTGTCTAACTATCAGGCAGTGCGGGAGTTCATTCGCAGTAGGGAGCAAGTCCTTATAAAGAAGTTCCCCAATCTAAAGTTACTAATTTTTGACATGGGGTTGACCTTTCAGCAGAAGTACAAACTATTGAACTGCAGTCAATGCGAAATTGTGGAAAATCTGCCAGACATCCGGGTGTTTTACTGGACACCGGTGCTAGTTTATCTCGCCCTGCAGCGGTTTGACTCCGTGGTCTGGCTGGACCCGGCCTCGGATCTCGACAACGATACCCTGCACAACATTCTACAGAAAactgaaacagaggaaattcagatCGTTCTGAAAAAGGATCTTCCCAGGAAGTGGCCCGAgtccaaaatcctgaaaactTTGACCAACCAGGAAAAAGTTTCGACTTTTGATATCTTACTGACTGAAGATGAAAAGGAAGCAGATAGTAGACAAGAAATCTTGTCCGAATCTCAAATTGTCCGCATGCAAAATAATTTATCGCCTGGCAACAATGAAGGATGTCTCAAATTAGTGCCTACCATTAAATCTGACATTATTTCAATCAAACAAAACAACTTCACAACAGAAGCCATTGTGAGACCTTGGGTGTTTTGTGCGTTATCTGGGCGGTGTGTTCCGAATGACAATTGTCGGCCATTTCATTCCTATGATATTATGACGCAACAAAACTGCGACAGAACTcatcaagttttaaaaagaattctgGTGTCTTTATTTAATGacatgtatgttaatttttACTACAACCATTAA